Genomic window (Amaranthus tricolor cultivar Red isolate AtriRed21 chromosome 7, ASM2621246v1, whole genome shotgun sequence):
aGAAAGTGTGTAGCTTAGCTGGTCATGAGAGTCCCCATTGAGACTTTAATAGAAAAAGGTCTTAGGTTTAAATCTTACAAACtgaaatttttttacaaaatttaagtGCCTTTATCCGCCCGTGGTTGGAGGCGGGGAGGAATGTAAAATCTTTTGCTAATACGGTTGTACATATAATGGACGTGTTTTTAAGTGTATTTTCAAAAACCTACAATATATTTGGGTTAAGAGGATGTGAAAATGTGTTTATCTCTAATTGTAATAATACTAAGGAGGTTAATTTTTAGCATTTGTGGATTAAAACGTTGAGGTCTTAGCAGTTCTCTAGCTAGATAGAACTATTCAGAACTctacattttaatttataataaaaaacctaaattaaATGTGTGGATGAAAATTAATGAGTTTACAGTCCGCTTGATTGTTGGTCTTAGATGTTGTaataagaatgatttatagtgtataTTATCATTTCCATTATTTAATACCTACTACGAAACAGACTATTATattagagtaaaaaaaaaaccaaaaaacaagCTTTTAATAACGCGcttaatgtgtaaaaaaataCACAAGATTAAAATAAGCTCTTAGAcagataaaaatagaaaatcacACAACCTAAGAAATTGAATATCTTAAAGTTTTACAATTTCAAACCATTATTAATTaagataaaaaagtatatatttaattaaatacatAAACTTGATAATACATTGGTTTTTAATGAATTCTGTGCATGGAGTCGCAACCTTCACTATCTCTTTATATACATTATggatactttattttaatatatatgatattataaatAAGGAATTATTCGTTTTATTAGTACATgataaaatttttagaattttcgTCGACTTATGTTATAATTAACCATTAAAAGCTAATGCGATTTTGGTCACATTTAATGTTATAtcgattaattttatttttttataagtttttacgatcaattaaaaatttaacttttatccTTCTTCTCAAGTGTCACTTTATTGCCTCCCAAGCAAACTATACTAATATCTTTTGTACACCCATATAAAATTTTTGGTAAAATAAAGACAAAAGAACAAGCTTTTAATATAATTGGGCAATTAATTTGAACCATATATACaagtttaataaaatataactaCATTGACTATTTAGGATGTAAGTATGGTAAATTatttagtgaaaaaataaaaaaaataaaaatcctaCAACCTTGAAATGGAAATATTTTAAAGCACtaaaaatttgcacatcaaaaataaaaaagcatatatatttatttaaaatacataAACTTGTGTAATACACttcatttaaataataatttatgcaCTACAACCTTTTTAGTTggcataataataaaaagtataattttcaaaaatacataaattataaaataaaaaaattaagcgcTAGTGGTTTAGTTTAGGAGGAGTATTAGAAGATCGTCCCAAATAtccttcatatcaaattttctcCCTTAACCACTATAATTAATTACccataaacaataataaaaaaaaagtatttattgcaaattaattaattaggtaATTAACATATATGTTCATTTTCATCCCCATCATACCTTAACTGACCCGAAACTCATCAGACCCGAAATATCATATACAACACCAGAATGACCCGAAACATCAAATATAGCACCAGAATAATTCGAAATTGACCCGATTTGAAACTGAACAGACCCGAAACATATTATACAGCACCAGAACGACCCGAAAGTGTCATTCACATTGACTAGAAATAATATTCTTGGGAGATCTTTTACCCAAAACAATAGTTGCATGTTCTTGTATCAACTTCCATGCATAAGTAACATGATGAACTTCAGTAAGAGTAGCACCCACAGCAAATCTAATCAAAAAAATCCCATCAACGAGTGAGTGAGTCATATAAATCTTACCCACAGAGTTAATAGATTCTAGAAGCTCCGAGTTAATCTCATTCAACTTCTCTTCTTCTAGAAACTTCTGTCCACAACACTGAATCACAGCAGAAGCACAAACCCTAAAACAAACAAGAGCAAAACTTCTTGGAACAACAATCTcaaatcttttatcttttttcacCATTTGTTCAAAATAAATAGCCATGTCCACATGGCTTCTTAGGAAGTTTCGTAGGTAATCTACACCGTACGATTTAATCACCATCCACATCTTTAATGATCTAAATCTACGGCTGAGAGTTAACTGCCAATCCTTATAATCCACTACTTGTTGGGTATCTGttgctttatttttcaaatattcaggATTTGTGGATAAACATCGTACCAAAGCATTTGGGTTTTTCACGAAAAGACAACAACAATCCAACGTCGTTAAAAACCATTTATGAGCATTAAAGCTAAAAGAATCAGCTTTTTCAACGCCGTTAATCATGTAACGGAGTTCAGGACAAATACAAGCATTACCCGCATAAGCAGCATCAACATGGACCCACATGTTATACTCTTTTGCAACGTCACAAAGTGGGCCCAACGGGTCTACGGCGGCGGTTGAGGTGGTCCCCACGGTGGCAACAAGAAAAAGTGGGATTAACCCATTTTTAAGATCTGCTTCAATGGCGGATTTGAGTGATTCTGGTAAAAGGGAATAAGAATTGGATCTGGTGGTTTTAATGGTTCTGAAATTTGATGGGGAAATTCCGGCTATTTTGGCGGAtttgaagaaagaacaatggGTCTGATCGGACCCGTATACCACAAGTTTGGATATGGTATCAGGTCCGTATTTGTTTAAGAAGGTATCTCTAGCTGCTGTAATGGTGGTTAAAATGGCTTCACAGGTGGTACCCATCATGACCCCGCCGCCATTACCGGAAAAAGTGAAGGAATTTGGTAGGTTAAGCATGTTAGCTAACCAATCCATGACAATAGTTTCAAGTTCAGTGGCAGCTGGAGAAGAGATCCAGTTAAACCCAACAACGTTAAACCCAGAAGCTAGGGTTTCTCCTAGTAAGCCAGCTGTACTCCCACTACTTGGGAAGTAAGCATAATAATTAGGGCTTTGCCAATGGGTTAAACCGGGTATGATATCGGTTTGGATATCTTTAAGAATGGTATCCATGGATTCGGGTTTGTGTGGGGCGGATTCGGGTAACCGTTTTCGGAGATAACCCGGTTCGACTTGGCTTCGAACCGGGTATTTTTCTAGGGATTTGTAGTATTCAGCTAGGAAATCTATTACCATGTAGCCTTGTTTTCTGAATTCTTCGGAGTCTAATGGGTTTGTCATGGTGTATGGGCTTGATTCTTGCTTGATGTCTAAGGAACccattttatgtattttatcaAGTGATGAAAAAAATGGATAATTTAatgatttttgaaattttttagaattgaatacAATTAATTAAGTATTGCTAATTAAGTCTGAATTAGCAAAAATTTATGTTGGTTTGTAGGTTTGTTCTTGTTCCGGAAAAGGAATTGTGTATATTGAGAAGCTaagataatagaaataaatgaaATCTTAAGGAAtagtgtatgtatatattgGGAAGCTAAGATAGAAAAGGGAGGAAATGATTTAGGTTTAGGTGAGTTATGTAGGAGGGAATGGAAAAATGGGCATTATATAGGGAGTAGATTTAGTGGGGTGGTGAGAGATTGAATACATGCATATAGATGGAAATAGTCATTACTCATTAGTGATTACCAATCCAAGCTTGAAATTCTGACCAAGGAGAACTTTAAAAGGTGATGGTAGGTGGGTTTTGGTCTTTATGTAAAATAAATGAGCAAGTATGCAATATTTGGGGTTAGGTGAATGCCTTACCAAGAGACAAAGTGGGGTTTGGTTACTCTTAGTTGCCTTCCCAATTGTTGAAAAGTTTACTCCTAATGTTATCTCatcttttttttgttattattattgcaaTGACCTCATGATGATTGCACTCTATCTCTCATGCACTCCTATTGTTAAAGCTAATATAATGATCATAGGAGAGCATTAGTCATTTTtagtcaaattcaaatttgacatatttttgtgaaaaaaatcatcaacttatgactaattttaaatttatttattcattctTGTAAAAGATCATCGTTTAATAAGacaaattcaaaataaagagtttacatttttataaattatattaattattaaattatttaacttaTGTATGGAAATGAGCACGTCTCAGTGCAGTAACACCGTCTTATAGAAtgatttgtgattttaattaaattttagttataGTGTGTATAGGCCTTATAGGGATAGGAGTGCATATCGAGACAAAAATTTGGACATGTATAATAACGTGTTTGGTGTATAGggttttttgaattaaaattcttaattaattactttgttgaaattgctacattttaatatagtatattatttttatatttagttgATTGAACTGtgaaaataaacaaaagtaATAACTTTA
Coding sequences:
- the LOC130817294 gene encoding tyrosine decarboxylase-like, whose amino-acid sequence is MGSLDIKQESSPYTMTNPLDSEEFRKQGYMVIDFLAEYYKSLEKYPVRSQVEPGYLRKRLPESAPHKPESMDTILKDIQTDIIPGLTHWQSPNYYAYFPSSGSTAGLLGETLASGFNVVGFNWISSPAATELETIVMDWLANMLNLPNSFTFSGNGGGVMMGTTCEAILTTITAARDTFLNKYGPDTISKLVVYGSDQTHCSFFKSAKIAGISPSNFRTIKTTRSNSYSLLPESLKSAIEADLKNGLIPLFLVATVGTTSTAAVDPLGPLCDVAKEYNMWVHVDAAYAGNACICPELRYMINGVEKADSFSFNAHKWFLTTLDCCCLFVKNPNALVRCLSTNPEYLKNKATDTQQVVDYKDWQLTLSRRFRSLKMWMVIKSYGVDYLRNFLRSHVDMAIYFEQMVKKDKRFEIVVPRSFALVCFRVCASAVIQCCGQKFLEEEKLNEINSELLESINSVGKIYMTHSLVDGIFLIRFAVGATLTEVHHVTYAWKLIQEHATIVLGKRSPKNIISSQCE